A portion of the Lolium rigidum isolate FL_2022 chromosome 1, APGP_CSIRO_Lrig_0.1, whole genome shotgun sequence genome contains these proteins:
- the LOC124683894 gene encoding uncharacterized protein LOC124683894, with protein MSSSSSSSAALGGSHAGLALAATAMALSGTLVLFSLCRAKQADHHHLVSSDASPSPARLRPCLSSSEKRKREKARRGSMKRVRFADDVVDNGPARSAPEHVAPAPAPEPSCRGAAAMPANREALYRGMLRGRSMLRTTCSY; from the exons atgtcgtcgtcctcctcctcgtcggcggcgcTGGGCGGCTCCCACGCCGGCCTCGCGCTCGCTGCCACCGCCATggcgctctccggcaccctcgtCCTCTTCTCCCTCTGCCGCGCCAAGCAGGCGGACCACCACCACCTCGTCTCCTCCGACGCGTCCCCGTCTCCCGCTCGCCTCCGTCCCTgcctctcctcctccg AGAAGCGCAAGCGGGAGAAGGCGAGGCGCGGGAGCATGAAGCGGGTGCGCTTCGCGGACGACGTCGTCGACAATGGCCCCGCCCGCTCGGCGCCGGAGCATGTGGCGCCGGCGCCAGCGCCCGAGCCGTCGTGCAGGGGCGCCGCCGCGATGCCGGCGAACCGGGAGGCGCTGTACCGCGGCATGCTCCGCGGCCGCTCCATGCTCAGGACCACCTGCTCCTACTAG